The following proteins come from a genomic window of Crassostrea angulata isolate pt1a10 chromosome 1, ASM2561291v2, whole genome shotgun sequence:
- the LOC128157133 gene encoding low-density lipoprotein receptor-related protein 4-like, whose protein sequence is MSDFVSISITLFLLLVCSLPCAQSTEAQCTDQGGICQATTTPCEYPSQFVNNICSDDSSVQCCLPDKDVHCTSKGGICQEDELPCGRSYVRFLCGGGNNRRCCLPNADVRCHESGGRCYTTGSPCDGRYKTGLCGGQDRQCCIRKFYSWYWSKNGGNTCQRTPGFWYQPV, encoded by the exons ATGTCGGATTTTGTCTCCATAAGCATTACTTTGTTCCTTCTGTTGGTGTGCTCATTACCATGTGCTCAATCAACAG AAGCTCAATGCACAGACCAAGGCGGGATTTGCCAGGCGACAACAACACCGTGTGAATATCCTTCACAATTTGTGAATAATATTTGTTCTGATGATTCCTCAGTGCAGTGCTGCTTACCTG ATAAagatgtacattgtacatcaaAAGGAGGTATATGTCAGGAGGACGAACTTCCATGCGGGCGCTCCTACGTTCGATTTCTGTGTGGTGGAGGAAATAACAGACGATGTTGTCTACCAA ATGCTGATGTTCGCTGCCATGAGTCTGGAGGTAGGTGTTATACCACAGGCTCCCCCTGTGACGGGCGATACAAGACAGGGCTCTGTGGAGGACAAGACAGGCAATGCTGTATTCGGA aattttattcatgGTATTGGTCCAAAAATGGTGGAAATACGTGCCAGAGAACACCAGGATTTTGGTATCAGCCTGTTTGA